One Spirochaeta africana DSM 8902 genomic window carries:
- a CDS encoding alpha-amylase family protein, translating into MNRNTILTAGAAIAIALLVAACASQPQGRVVSVREPRVVELSDTNPPRAEQDVTDQKFVVYQNMARLFGNTETTNRPWGTMAENGIGKFGDFTETALSELSDLGVTHMYYTGIIRHMTMEDYTEYGIPMDDADVIKGRAGSPFAIADYFDVNPAMADSVPDRMAEFEEMVARTHAAGMKVIIDLVPNHVGRGYNSISRPDGVPELGENDDTSVEFAPDNNYYYLPGTSFQVPSGFTPLGDGSDFPTADGHFEETPAKVTGNNIFRPNPSVNDWFETVKLNFGVDYPGDGSQHFDPIPNTWFRMLEIIQFWADKGVDGFRVDMAYFVPVEFYEWAMPQVREDHPDFMLIAEHYEPQTYRDYLGQGQFDFMYDKVNTYDAIRPMMSGRGAGRHIATAWQGRADIQSAMFRFLENHDEQRIARFSNGNVWSAVPGMMATATLGTGPIMIYFGQEVGEPADGEMGFSGDDGRTTIFDYWGVPEHQKWMNDGAFDGGLLSEDQLELRSFYRNLLNFAQQEQTVRTGYTYDINWANASDRSQGYDDKNYAYLRYTDDDILLFVLNFDAEEGRDMQLKIPQGAWDHMGIEPAAAYQAEEIFWGREGFTFDTAAVAVEDDPAAGISLSLDANDAVVYRLTPVDAE; encoded by the coding sequence ATGAATCGAAATACGATTCTGACAGCAGGGGCAGCCATCGCGATAGCGTTGCTGGTTGCCGCCTGTGCCTCGCAGCCGCAAGGTCGCGTGGTTAGCGTGCGAGAGCCGCGGGTGGTTGAGCTGAGCGATACCAACCCGCCGCGTGCAGAGCAGGACGTTACTGACCAGAAGTTTGTCGTGTATCAGAACATGGCGCGACTGTTCGGCAACACCGAAACAACCAACCGCCCGTGGGGTACCATGGCCGAGAACGGGATTGGCAAGTTCGGCGACTTTACCGAGACCGCGCTGAGTGAGCTGTCCGATCTCGGGGTAACTCACATGTACTACACCGGGATTATCCGCCATATGACCATGGAGGACTATACCGAGTACGGTATCCCGATGGACGATGCCGATGTAATCAAGGGTCGCGCTGGTTCTCCCTTTGCGATTGCTGATTACTTTGATGTGAATCCGGCAATGGCCGACAGTGTGCCGGATCGAATGGCCGAGTTCGAGGAAATGGTTGCACGCACCCATGCCGCCGGAATGAAGGTAATCATCGACCTGGTACCGAACCATGTCGGTCGCGGCTACAATTCTATCTCGCGCCCCGATGGTGTTCCAGAGCTGGGAGAAAATGACGATACCAGCGTTGAGTTCGCACCGGACAATAACTACTACTATCTGCCGGGCACCAGTTTCCAGGTTCCCAGCGGGTTTACTCCGCTTGGCGACGGGAGTGATTTCCCGACTGCCGACGGTCACTTCGAGGAAACCCCGGCCAAGGTTACCGGCAACAACATCTTTCGTCCCAACCCCTCGGTAAACGACTGGTTCGAGACCGTAAAGCTGAATTTTGGCGTAGACTATCCGGGCGACGGATCGCAGCATTTTGATCCGATTCCGAACACCTGGTTTCGTATGCTGGAAATCATCCAGTTCTGGGCCGACAAGGGTGTAGACGGCTTCCGTGTGGACATGGCCTATTTTGTGCCGGTCGAGTTTTATGAGTGGGCAATGCCGCAGGTGCGCGAGGATCATCCCGATTTTATGCTGATTGCCGAGCACTATGAGCCGCAAACCTATCGCGACTATCTGGGTCAGGGTCAGTTTGATTTCATGTACGACAAGGTGAATACCTATGACGCCATTCGTCCAATGATGAGCGGTCGCGGCGCCGGTCGCCATATTGCCACTGCCTGGCAGGGGCGCGCTGATATTCAGAGTGCCATGTTTCGCTTTCTGGAGAACCACGACGAGCAGCGGATTGCCCGTTTCAGCAATGGAAACGTCTGGTCGGCAGTTCCTGGTATGATGGCAACCGCTACGCTTGGTACCGGACCAATCATGATCTACTTTGGCCAGGAGGTCGGCGAGCCGGCCGATGGCGAGATGGGTTTTAGCGGTGATGATGGTCGTACCACCATCTTTGATTACTGGGGGGTTCCCGAGCATCAGAAATGGATGAATGACGGTGCCTTTGATGGCGGGCTGTTGTCCGAGGATCAGCTGGAGCTGCGGAGTTTTTATCGCAACCTGTTGAACTTTGCCCAGCAGGAGCAGACCGTGCGAACCGGTTATACCTATGATATCAACTGGGCTAACGCCAGTGATCGAAGCCAGGGCTATGACGACAAGAACTATGCCTACCTGCGCTATACCGATGATGATATCCTGCTGTTTGTGCTGAACTTCGATGCCGAGGAGGGCCGCGATATGCAGCTCAAGATCCCGCAGGGTGCCTGGGATCACATGGGTATCGAGCCAGCGGCTGCCTACCAGGCCGAAGAGATCTTCTGGGGCCGGGAAGGTTTTACCTTCGATACCGCTGCGGTTGCGGTAGAGGACGACCCGGCGGCCGGCATTTCGCTGTCGCTTGATGCCAACGACGCGGTGGTGTATCGCCTTACCCCGGTAGATGCGGAGTAA
- a CDS encoding adenylate/guanylate cyclase domain-containing protein encodes MTTQPDTDSLRDGERRTVSILFSDMHGFSALSEQLDPEEIDSIMSRVFGAYREIVERQDGTVEKYIGDALVAVFGVPHVHEDDPERAVNAALDFLGEMNRLNSDLARRGLKLQFRTAIHTGLVTTGNRGAHRVVTGHAMSIASRLEQLAPLNGILVSQSAKEQCENDFYFGPARDCQIKGSQEAITAYPVVGRAQRPYPSEAIFCGRPNILKQLTARYVKHSPASPACVAVTGDAGIGKTALMGRFLDHVRTFPGFHSPILYARARRFHSRPLEAFGEAIANWAGLQPDAAEPDNQRRLLHAVQIEHDTAEAFLQYLYGSGSADTNRSFSTLARILAALAHQYKEAPYSVILCIDDAGYLDQPGRELLQYHMSTDTAQVFCLLADRTAPPLATDTLTVPPLDSQEAHELIDRLHPDPMDAPVRSRIMQACQGNPLFIREFVRFVREHPDSSQLPFTVQNIFLSSIDRYPAPVRNLLKKLTVFVLNFTPEDALFLQEHTNSDHSIVTQALQDFEQHGLLIHSGGSYSFRHSAFKKAVYDSLLHHNRRILHRIIADRMRESAQPHTLRLLHHLIAAEQHSEAAELLANAPQRFLNLEYEPYISAVLQHAQSLPHRERIQLLFTRSALLFNNGQITQAEHSLHEIIALALEQRSASSLATACHLLTGYNLKSGAYDKAYLNGCKALRSYPDDPVSRGHKQNVLGLLASSELLRGHIQAAEYLLKDLAGLADPDSMTVRRARGEHALLQGDYTRALQLTSVQIEHRDGSPASDISDRDFAASLQLLTASAYWQRCDYPAIRQLVPGALELHGGLFAALCTLHAYLAAAEWHEGQPDPRLLEQARLYLYRISNDFDRIAALAALCDALLHMQEPGSAEEYARQGLALGLHHSISQHTTTLQMAMVEICDHRGDQDSARFFLQEAGFLLDHGMYCQRKDRILYHGYSLRLMAGDAHLHRSRLVSLVEEEQAAIASDELFSCWRSARSYGMIAGESE; translated from the coding sequence ATGACTACCCAGCCGGATACTGACAGTCTTCGTGACGGTGAGCGCCGTACCGTAAGCATACTCTTCTCGGACATGCACGGGTTCTCCGCGCTGTCCGAACAGTTGGATCCGGAGGAGATCGACAGCATCATGTCGCGCGTGTTCGGGGCCTATCGGGAAATCGTTGAACGCCAGGACGGCACCGTAGAGAAGTACATCGGGGATGCCCTGGTGGCAGTCTTTGGTGTACCGCATGTACATGAGGACGACCCGGAGCGAGCGGTGAACGCCGCGCTGGACTTTCTGGGGGAGATGAACCGGCTGAACAGTGATCTCGCCCGGCGCGGACTGAAGCTGCAGTTTCGCACCGCCATCCATACCGGGCTGGTCACCACCGGAAATCGTGGAGCGCATCGTGTTGTTACCGGACACGCCATGAGCATTGCGTCACGGCTGGAACAGCTGGCGCCACTCAACGGGATTCTTGTGTCCCAGTCTGCCAAGGAGCAATGTGAAAACGATTTTTATTTTGGCCCCGCCCGCGACTGCCAGATAAAGGGCAGCCAGGAAGCGATTACCGCCTATCCGGTCGTCGGCCGGGCGCAGCGCCCCTACCCTTCCGAGGCCATCTTCTGCGGACGCCCGAACATCCTGAAACAGCTGACCGCGCGCTATGTAAAGCACAGCCCGGCGAGCCCTGCCTGTGTAGCGGTCACCGGGGATGCCGGGATCGGCAAGACAGCCCTGATGGGGCGTTTTCTGGATCATGTACGCACCTTTCCCGGCTTTCACAGCCCGATCCTGTATGCACGGGCCCGGCGTTTTCACAGCCGCCCGCTCGAGGCATTCGGTGAGGCAATCGCCAACTGGGCGGGCCTGCAGCCGGACGCTGCCGAACCGGACAATCAGCGCCGATTGCTCCATGCGGTGCAGATCGAGCACGACACGGCCGAAGCGTTTCTGCAGTACCTGTACGGATCCGGATCTGCCGATACCAATCGCAGCTTCAGTACCCTTGCCAGGATACTGGCAGCACTGGCCCATCAGTATAAAGAAGCCCCCTACAGCGTTATCCTCTGCATCGATGACGCCGGCTACCTTGATCAGCCGGGGCGCGAACTGCTGCAGTACCACATGAGCACCGACACCGCTCAGGTGTTCTGTCTGCTGGCAGACCGCACCGCACCGCCGCTGGCAACCGACACCCTCACCGTTCCGCCACTGGACTCGCAGGAGGCCCATGAACTGATCGACCGGCTCCACCCGGATCCCATGGACGCCCCCGTACGCAGCCGGATCATGCAGGCCTGTCAGGGAAATCCATTGTTTATTCGCGAGTTTGTACGATTTGTCAGGGAGCACCCCGACTCCAGCCAGCTGCCGTTCACGGTACAGAATATCTTCCTCTCCTCGATAGACCGCTATCCGGCACCGGTTCGAAACCTGCTCAAGAAACTGACGGTGTTCGTCCTGAACTTTACCCCGGAGGACGCCCTGTTTCTGCAGGAACACACCAACAGTGACCACAGCATCGTGACACAGGCCCTGCAGGATTTCGAACAGCACGGGCTTCTGATACACAGCGGCGGCAGCTACAGCTTTCGTCACAGTGCCTTTAAAAAGGCTGTCTATGACTCATTACTGCATCACAACCGGCGGATACTGCACCGCATCATTGCTGATCGCATGCGCGAGTCGGCCCAGCCGCATACCCTGCGACTGCTGCACCATCTGATAGCAGCTGAACAGCATTCCGAGGCAGCCGAGCTGCTGGCCAATGCGCCGCAGCGGTTCCTGAACCTGGAGTACGAACCCTATATCTCGGCGGTGCTGCAGCATGCCCAGTCGCTCCCCCACCGTGAACGCATTCAGCTGCTGTTTACCCGATCTGCCCTGCTGTTCAACAATGGGCAGATTACCCAGGCTGAACACAGCCTGCACGAGATTATTGCACTGGCCCTGGAGCAGCGATCAGCATCCTCCCTGGCTACTGCCTGTCATCTGTTGACCGGCTACAATCTGAAGAGCGGGGCCTACGACAAGGCATATCTGAACGGCTGCAAGGCTTTACGCAGCTACCCCGACGATCCGGTATCCCGCGGGCACAAGCAGAACGTGCTGGGCCTGCTGGCCAGCAGTGAACTGCTGCGGGGGCATATCCAGGCAGCCGAGTACCTGCTCAAGGATCTGGCCGGGCTGGCAGATCCCGACAGCATGACGGTACGCCGGGCCCGGGGCGAACATGCCCTGCTGCAGGGTGACTACACCCGGGCGCTGCAGCTCACATCGGTACAGATAGAGCATCGCGACGGCAGCCCGGCGAGTGACATCTCTGATCGTGATTTCGCGGCCTCCCTGCAGCTGCTGACCGCCAGTGCGTACTGGCAGCGGTGCGACTATCCCGCTATACGGCAACTGGTGCCCGGAGCGCTAGAGCTGCATGGCGGGCTGTTTGCCGCCCTGTGCACACTGCATGCCTACCTGGCAGCAGCTGAATGGCACGAGGGACAGCCGGACCCCCGGCTGCTGGAACAGGCCAGACTGTACCTGTACCGGATAAGCAACGATTTCGACCGGATCGCCGCACTGGCAGCACTGTGCGATGCATTACTGCATATGCAGGAGCCGGGCTCTGCCGAGGAATATGCCCGCCAGGGGCTTGCCCTGGGGCTGCATCACTCTATCTCCCAACACACCACCACCCTGCAGATGGCGATGGTGGAAATCTGTGATCATCGTGGCGACCAGGACTCGGCACGATTCTTTTTACAGGAAGCCGGTTTTTTACTGGATCATGGCATGTACTGTCAGCGCAAGGATCGCATCCTGTACCATGGCTACAGCCTGCGGCTTATGGCCGGAGACGCCCACCTGCACCGGTCCCGGCTCGTGAGCCTGGTAGAAGAAGAGCAGGCCGCAATCGCCAGCGATGAGCTGTTTTCCTGCTGGCGTTCTGCCCGATCATACGGTATGATTGCAGGTGAAAGCGAGTAA
- a CDS encoding ABC transporter ATP-binding protein translates to MIELQQVTKVFNPGTPNENVAIRNLSIAIQPGDFITIIGSNGAGKSTLFNLVGGTITPTMGSIFAHGRDVTREPEYKRSRYIGRIFQDPLLGTAGNMSLEHNMMICAYKGMKSLKVNLNSRRRTQFRDHLVELRMGLEDRLKDNVGLLSGGQRQALTLLMMVLSEPELILLDEHTAALDPHNAELVMELTTKFVEKFQLTTMMITHNMHQALQYGNRLIMMDAGEIILDVSGEEKRNLTVPGLIERFRKIRHQDIDNDELLLS, encoded by the coding sequence ATGATTGAGCTGCAACAGGTTACCAAGGTGTTCAACCCGGGTACTCCCAACGAGAATGTTGCTATCCGGAATCTCAGCATTGCCATCCAGCCCGGGGACTTTATTACGATTATTGGCAGCAACGGTGCCGGCAAGTCTACCCTGTTCAATCTGGTCGGGGGAACAATTACGCCGACCATGGGCAGTATCTTCGCCCACGGCAGGGATGTGACCCGTGAACCGGAGTACAAGCGCTCGCGTTATATCGGGCGGATCTTTCAGGACCCCCTTTTGGGAACCGCCGGTAACATGTCGCTGGAACATAACATGATGATCTGTGCCTACAAGGGAATGAAGAGCCTGAAGGTGAATCTGAATTCCCGGCGCCGGACCCAGTTTCGCGACCATCTGGTTGAGTTACGCATGGGACTGGAGGATCGGTTAAAGGACAATGTCGGGCTGCTTTCCGGTGGTCAGCGGCAGGCCCTTACCCTGCTGATGATGGTACTGTCCGAACCTGAACTTATCCTGCTGGACGAGCATACCGCTGCACTGGACCCGCACAACGCTGAACTGGTTATGGAGCTTACCACCAAGTTTGTGGAGAAATTCCAGCTGACCACCATGATGATCACCCACAACATGCACCAGGCGCTGCAGTACGGCAATCGCCTGATAATGATGGATGCCGGGGAGATTATCCTTGATGTGAGCGGGGAAGAGAAGCGCAATCTGACGGTGCCGGGGCTTATAGAGCGTTTTCGGAAAATCCGGCATCAGGATATCGACAACGATGAACTGCTGCTGTCCTGA
- a CDS encoding 5-formyltetrahydrofolate cyclo-ligase, which translates to MKQAARAEAFQRLQTLSSDDRVAASGFICRRLLEMPELRQARTALLFRPLRDEPDILPLVRELRAAGIRIGFPVYPLPDELIHHESPMPRMYFRELPPMLDPGSLRGSNARSLPDVRLEPDTNTVLLAPGRGFTTAGVRLGRGGGYYDEYLAYWRERTQFLTAGVCFARQIFDSLPATETDQSLDMVCTELDLIQAP; encoded by the coding sequence ATGAAACAAGCAGCTCGGGCTGAAGCATTCCAGCGACTGCAGACACTGAGCAGCGATGATCGCGTAGCTGCCAGCGGGTTTATCTGCCGCAGACTGCTGGAGATGCCGGAGCTGCGGCAGGCTCGAACCGCACTGCTGTTCCGCCCGCTGCGCGACGAGCCGGATATTCTCCCGCTGGTCCGGGAGCTGCGAGCCGCCGGCATCCGGATCGGGTTTCCGGTATACCCGCTCCCGGATGAACTGATCCACCACGAGAGCCCCATGCCGCGGATGTATTTCCGTGAACTGCCGCCGATGCTCGACCCCGGCAGCCTTCGCGGCAGCAACGCCCGCAGCCTGCCCGATGTGCGCCTTGAGCCCGATACCAACACGGTGCTGCTGGCGCCGGGGCGCGGGTTTACCACTGCCGGGGTCCGGCTGGGCAGAGGCGGCGGCTACTACGATGAATACCTGGCTTACTGGCGAGAGCGCACACAGTTCCTGACAGCAGGGGTATGTTTTGCACGGCAGATCTTCGACAGCCTGCCCGCCACCGAAACCGATCAGTCACTGGACATGGTATGCACTGAACTCGACTTGATTCAGGCCCCATAG
- the pgl gene encoding 6-phosphogluconolactonase, with translation MYAKQPYEQIYGSWEPASPVAARTAAVCKQALRQAVAENGQAVIAIPGGRSITRVLEALRDDPEVPWEHIHIFWVDERWVPLEHPDSNFGAAWQPVLQPLVAAGRMHQDQVHPFRYRSDLPDGGVGLYQSEFRQYAADSAERFDLVLLGVGEDGHCASLFPRHPALAETGYGFIAVDNSPKPPPQRMSASRTMIAAARCAVLLFFGEGKRTALERFGDDEVPIEACPCKIALQAVHTVVVTDLG, from the coding sequence ATGTATGCAAAACAACCCTACGAACAGATATATGGATCCTGGGAACCAGCAAGCCCGGTAGCCGCCCGCACTGCCGCGGTCTGCAAGCAGGCACTGCGGCAGGCCGTCGCCGAAAACGGACAGGCTGTTATCGCCATCCCGGGTGGGCGCAGCATTACCCGGGTGCTGGAGGCATTGCGCGATGATCCAGAGGTGCCCTGGGAGCATATCCACATTTTCTGGGTGGATGAGCGCTGGGTGCCCCTGGAGCATCCCGACAGCAACTTCGGCGCAGCCTGGCAGCCGGTGCTGCAGCCGCTGGTGGCGGCAGGGCGGATGCACCAGGATCAGGTGCACCCCTTTCGCTACCGCTCCGATCTGCCGGACGGTGGGGTAGGGTTGTATCAGTCCGAGTTCCGCCAGTACGCTGCTGACAGTGCCGAACGGTTTGATCTGGTACTGCTGGGGGTTGGTGAGGACGGCCACTGTGCCTCCCTGTTTCCCCGGCATCCCGCACTGGCGGAAACCGGCTACGGTTTTATCGCGGTGGACAATTCTCCTAAACCGCCGCCGCAGCGCATGAGCGCCTCGCGCACCATGATTGCTGCAGCACGCTGTGCCGTGCTGCTCTTTTTTGGCGAAGGCAAACGGACAGCCCTGGAGCGCTTTGGCGATGATGAGGTGCCGATCGAGGCCTGCCCGTGCAAGATTGCCCTGCAGGCTGTGCACACCGTGGTGGTTACCGATCTTGGCTGA
- a CDS encoding Crp/Fnr family transcriptional regulator: MSNDKEITGFLKKVPLLSRLSTGHLRAIAKSCTERSFVAGDTILRQGNPGVGLFIITSGKVKVQKENDDGTVFEIATHTAGEVVGEMSVLDGAARSASVIALEDTATLVLPSWAFNAFLQSHPEVALEILPIVVHRFRETNNALIHMQSSQR; this comes from the coding sequence ATGAGTAACGACAAAGAGATCACCGGTTTTCTGAAAAAGGTTCCCTTGCTGTCCCGACTGAGTACCGGGCACCTGCGAGCCATCGCCAAGTCCTGCACCGAACGCAGTTTTGTTGCCGGGGATACCATCCTGCGGCAGGGCAACCCCGGCGTGGGTCTGTTCATTATAACCAGCGGCAAGGTCAAGGTACAAAAGGAGAATGATGACGGCACGGTCTTCGAGATTGCTACCCACACGGCCGGCGAGGTTGTTGGCGAGATGTCGGTACTCGATGGGGCTGCCCGCAGCGCCAGCGTAATTGCCCTGGAGGATACTGCTACCCTGGTGCTTCCCTCGTGGGCATTCAACGCCTTTCTGCAGAGCCACCCCGAGGTTGCACTGGAAATACTCCCGATAGTCGTCCACCGCTTTCGCGAAACCAACAACGCCCTGATCCACATGCAGAGCAGCCAGAGATAG
- a CDS encoding DUF6657 family protein produces MSRIKSALELALERTENVASDSQKLTAHERRQDGKRLLAWFYQTLMEGGLPAEDRPQGLLKKPADGIEAARLELQQRLKQYPEDEQQLVREGLTEVLLAGITLPQDETYRDTLERVRQAAYAISSNAAMIEQLFQQAFQILDQYLQERQQLLDNLRQQFEPRMRQKAEAYAQQTGQRVSLDPATDPEFQKYLQQANDQLQDYYGQAVQQIRDQLRQLI; encoded by the coding sequence GTGTCACGAATAAAAAGCGCACTGGAACTTGCCCTGGAGCGAACCGAGAATGTAGCCAGCGACTCCCAAAAACTGACCGCTCATGAACGCCGACAGGACGGAAAGCGGTTGCTGGCCTGGTTCTACCAGACCCTTATGGAGGGTGGGCTGCCCGCGGAGGATCGCCCGCAGGGTCTACTGAAAAAACCGGCTGATGGTATCGAGGCTGCCCGCCTCGAGCTGCAGCAGCGGCTGAAGCAGTATCCTGAGGATGAACAGCAACTGGTTCGCGAGGGACTGACCGAGGTGCTGCTGGCTGGTATTACCCTGCCGCAGGACGAGACCTACCGGGACACACTGGAACGGGTACGGCAGGCCGCATATGCGATATCCAGCAACGCCGCCATGATAGAGCAGCTGTTCCAGCAGGCATTCCAGATACTCGACCAGTACCTGCAGGAGCGCCAGCAGCTGCTGGACAATCTGCGGCAGCAGTTCGAGCCGAGGATGCGGCAGAAGGCAGAGGCCTATGCCCAGCAGACCGGCCAGCGCGTAAGCCTTGACCCCGCCACCGACCCGGAATTCCAGAAATATCTCCAGCAGGCCAACGATCAACTGCAGGACTATTACGGCCAGGCTGTGCAGCAGATCCGCGATCAGCTGCGACAGCTGATATAA
- a CDS encoding patatin-like phospholipase family protein codes for MLGRLFRRKTVTILSIDGGGIRGLLAARVLERLEQLLQERGDNRPFREHFDLIAGSSTGALIGLGLAMPPRAGITFLKGAPAQNQSGEFSISRICEMYNRMGSTIFPPDRFFSLRTVRQAFSQKYSAKPFERLLHAIFGDASLQDCRTNVLVTAYDTVRRTPHLFKQRLDRPGRDENFYLRDVARATAAAPTYFRPALIHPISADHTTTLIQEYCLIDGAVYANNPTMAAYIEARKIYPKARRFLIVSLGSGQLHGAYQYDDIRNWGYMDWVSPMRNVPIFTIMNDAQTLVTDYQLTKLPGVQFYRINDRLDKHISEDMDDSSPQNLLAIEEFARTILQRFDGVLREIADTLSRR; via the coding sequence ATGCTGGGCCGCTTGTTTCGCCGCAAAACGGTCACCATCCTCAGTATCGACGGCGGCGGCATCCGCGGACTGCTGGCAGCGCGTGTGCTGGAACGGCTGGAACAGCTGCTGCAGGAGCGCGGAGACAACCGCCCCTTCCGTGAACACTTCGATCTGATAGCCGGTAGCTCAACAGGCGCACTGATCGGCCTCGGGCTGGCCATGCCGCCGCGGGCGGGCATTACCTTCCTGAAGGGCGCCCCCGCCCAGAACCAGAGCGGTGAGTTCAGCATCAGCCGGATCTGCGAGATGTATAACCGGATGGGCAGCACCATCTTCCCACCGGATCGCTTTTTCTCGCTGCGAACGGTTCGCCAGGCATTCTCCCAGAAGTACAGTGCCAAACCCTTCGAGCGACTGCTCCATGCAATCTTTGGTGATGCCTCCCTCCAGGACTGCCGCACCAATGTGCTGGTGACCGCCTACGACACGGTTCGCCGCACCCCACATCTGTTCAAGCAGCGACTCGATCGCCCCGGTCGCGACGAGAACTTCTATCTGCGCGATGTGGCCCGGGCCACCGCTGCCGCGCCGACCTATTTCCGGCCGGCCCTGATCCATCCGATCTCCGCTGACCATACGACCACCCTGATACAGGAGTACTGTCTGATTGACGGTGCAGTCTATGCCAACAATCCGACCATGGCAGCCTACATCGAGGCTCGCAAGATCTACCCCAAAGCACGACGATTTCTGATCGTTTCATTGGGATCCGGCCAGCTGCACGGCGCCTACCAGTACGACGATATCCGTAACTGGGGCTACATGGACTGGGTCTCTCCCATGCGCAACGTACCGATTTTTACTATTATGAACGATGCCCAGACCCTGGTTACCGACTACCAGCTGACCAAGCTTCCCGGCGTGCAGTTCTACCGGATTAACGACCGCCTGGACAAGCATATCTCCGAGGATATGGATGACTCGTCGCCACAGAACCTGCTGGCGATCGAGGAGTTTGCACGCACCATTTTACAGCGTTTTGATGGAGTCTTGCGCGAGATTGCGGATACCCTTTCCCGCCGCTGA